A segment of the Lycium ferocissimum isolate CSIRO_LF1 chromosome 5, AGI_CSIRO_Lferr_CH_V1, whole genome shotgun sequence genome:
AAACAAAAAGCAAAGaaatagtatattttttttctctatgtgattaagaaaaattggaaaaaaaaaaagattgtgaGATAGAGGTCGGTTTGGAGGAATAGTTTAGTTGCAGAGGAAAGGGACTAAGGAGACAAGAATAGGCAAAAAAGACTGAATTTTTTTATCACCATTTTGGAGCCGACGGTCCACTTATTAGTTCCTCACACAAGTATTATGTGCCTCACACATGATAAATATTTTCTCTACATTTTATTAGTATTTAGAAGGTGTTCCTATAGATTAAATTAGcttataagtatttttttttttttgatttgtcATGCGTTAGTTAGATACTCAAACTCTCAAAGTGCTTATAAATGAAGTGTTTATAAGTCGAAGCCGGTCAAAAGTCATAAGGTAGTTATTCCGAATTTATAACTTTTCAGCTTATAAGTATATCTGGTTTGACCAAGTCCTTTTACTGCTATTTTATCTTTAActtttcctaaaaataaaacatttgAATTTATAATTTCTATAAACATTTTAAGGGTattaattttaacaaagaaCAGTTTATCAATACTTTTTCACTGAACACATCAACTATTTATTATTAGcttcaatatttttatttaaacatgaactgtttatttataaaattaattatgaatgatTTACGATCACTTAATATAATTGTACGAGTTGTATATGTTAACTTGTAAACATGCTTGTCGTATGTATACGTCTCACTTCGTTGCGTCATAGCTGACGTCCTCTCACAAGTCTATTTAGTTTTCAAGTGCACCCTCAGACCCTCATGTAGTCATGTGAAAGTAGCAATTCTATATTGTTTATTTAAGTTTAAATTTAATGTTGACAAATTAAATTTACACAAATTAGTTGCTTATAAAATAATTGTAAATAAGTAGCTACTATAACTATTAGTAACATTATTAACCTGCTATCACAAGTTAATTATGTTGATAATATAAACTAGAAATATTGGTGGTGACTGGTGAGACCCTCTAAATATGAATTACACTTCAGTTCTGTCCACCAAAACTTGTAACTCTTTAAAGTTGTAGCAATTGATCGACAATTTTGAAACTAATTAAATCTCAAAATAATTGGTTATACTAACATAGAAAGAGAGGTaaaagatcaattttttttaaccataTTGTATCTATATAGCACTACTAAACTgactttttcatcattttttttttttacagaaaATCGCAAAGACCCTGTTGATTATATTCCTGGAGTTAAATCTATTGAAGCAAGTGACTTGCCATTCGTGTTCCAGAATTCAGTGGTGCACCAATTAATCTACAAGGCATTTCAAGATGTTCGAAAAGCCGATATAATAATAGCCAACACAATTCAAGAACTCGAACTCGAAACTATCACATCAATTCAAGAAAAGCATAATTTCTACGCCATTGGTCCAATTGTGTCCGCGAATTTCATTGACCTGACTATCCCGAGTAGCCTGTGGTCCGAGTTCAATTGCACCCAATGGCTCGACACCAAGCCCCGTGGTTCGGTCTTGTACGTCTCATTTGGGAGTGTGGCTCGTGTTAACAAAGAAGATATTCTTGAACTAGCTCATGGCCTTATGCTTAGTGAAGTTAGTTTCATTTGGGTACTTAGGCTTAATTATTTaggtcaaaatgaaaaaagtatTTTGCCCCTTGGATATGAAGAAAAGGTGAACGGTCGAGGGTTGATCGTGCCATGGTGCAACCAAACGAGGGTGATTTCACATTCAGCAATCGGAGGTTTCTTGAGTCATTGCGGGTGGAATTCCGTAGTGGAAAGTATTTGGTGTGGAGTACCACTAATTTGTTTTCCACTAGTAACAGATCACCTGGCTAACAGAAAATTAGTGGTTTCTGACTGGAAAGTTGGAAGCGATCTTCGTGATGGGGAATCGATCACGAGAGAGAAAGTATGTGACAAGATTAAATATTTGATGAGCAAAGAGACCTCGAGTAACTTAAGGAAGACTGTTGTTCATGTGAAAGAGACATTTCATAACGCATTGGCTCCAAATGGATCATCCAATGTTAATTTTGACAAGTTTGTTGAAGAATTGAAGATGAAGGTTAGTTTAGCTTGagagacaattttttttcttatttgataAAGTAATTTGTAATCTTGAAATCAACAAATGGGAAATAGGTTGGATATATCCAATCTTCTCAATGTAATGAGGCTAGCTAATGTTTATATTCTCCTCCATGTGATTATGCTTTTTGGTAAATAAACAGGTTGGAGTGATGCCTAACTTCTCTACCATAAGGATGGacttcttgaaaataaaaaataaaaaataaaaataaaaaactttgaAATCAACAATACATAGAAGTAGATCACCTCCTTGTAGGTATATATGAGACAAATGTTATCTGTTTTTGGTTTACTTTACAAACACTTGGGAATAGGTTTTTCATAGGGAAAGTCACACAAATACAATTTTTTGAAATggtaattaaaaatattacaacaactttccaaaaattacataaatacaacttattcaaaattttaacttcttaattacaaaaatacaactttttacattcctaaaatatcaataGTACTTAATTTTAAGAGTTACTACCATTAATACATATCcactttttattttctctttctttcaaactcatt
Coding sequences within it:
- the LOC132058001 gene encoding UDP-glycosyltransferase 86A1-like, with amino-acid sequence FHGHINPAIHLSLKLASKGFIITFVNTQFIHSQITKAQLTSSGPNNDDIFSKVRESGLDIRYLTISDGFPLEFDRNMNSLPFLEGLINDFSGHVDELVGKLVKDNCVDPINCLVADTFLVSPSIIAKKYEIVHVSFFTEPALVFTLYYHLDLLEENGHFGSDENRKDPVDYIPGVKSIEASDLPFVFQNSVVHQLIYKAFQDVRKADIIIANTIQELELETITSIQEKHNFYAIGPIVSANFIDLTIPSSLWSEFNCTQWLDTKPRGSVLYVSFGSVARVNKEDILELAHGLMLSEVSFIWVLRLNYLGQNEKSILPLGYEEKVNGRGLIVPWCNQTRVISHSAIGGFLSHCGWNSVVESIWCGVPLICFPLVTDHLANRKLVVSDWKVGSDLRDGESITREKVCDKIKYLMSKETSSNLRKTVVHVKETFHNALAPNGSSNVNFDKFVEELKMKVSLA